One genomic segment of Criblamydia sequanensis CRIB-18 includes these proteins:
- a CDS encoding MarC family protein — protein MSEIEAIIRFAFSIFIITNPIGNSPAILTLVKDFPLQKQRAIVIREGLIALGIALFFLFFGTWFLGLLSLEEYALALCGGLLLFFVALSLIFPSPKEENEKSSNKEPFIVPIATPLLTGPSLIAIIMLFSKDSAGFIKVLLGLLIAWLGVMPVLIFTPYLQKAFGKKGLLLLEQLMGMILSFMAIEMILKGIRLFINQLS, from the coding sequence TTGTCTGAGATTGAAGCTATTATTAGATTTGCATTTTCTATTTTCATTATAACAAATCCAATAGGCAATTCCCCGGCTATCTTAACTCTTGTAAAGGATTTCCCTCTTCAAAAACAGCGAGCCATCGTTATCCGGGAAGGTTTAATCGCCCTTGGAATTGCTTTATTTTTCCTCTTTTTCGGAACCTGGTTTCTAGGTTTACTCTCGCTTGAGGAATATGCCCTTGCCCTTTGCGGCGGACTTTTACTTTTTTTTGTCGCTTTAAGCCTTATTTTCCCGTCCCCTAAGGAAGAAAATGAAAAAAGCTCTAATAAAGAACCCTTTATAGTTCCGATAGCCACCCCTCTTTTGACGGGGCCAAGCTTAATTGCCATCATCATGCTATTTTCAAAAGATAGCGCAGGATTTATTAAAGTCCTTCTTGGGTTGCTTATTGCTTGGCTTGGCGTTATGCCGGTGCTTATATTTACCCCTTATCTTCAGAAGGCTTTCGGTAAAAAAGGTCTTTTGCTCTTAGAACAATTAATGGGAATGATTTTATCTTTTATGGCCATTGAAATGATTCTTAAAGGCATTCGTTTATTTATTAATCAGCTATCCTGA
- a CDS encoding MarC family protein, which yields MATLTISSIALTLFLVMDPFGNISSFLKLLDKNEREHYRLSVLREMLFVLAIILFFNVLGEYLLQLLQISPTTVYFSSSIILFLTAFQILFPTSKSLRHNLPEEHPILIPLAVPLIAGPSLLAMVMIFAHETTWLPMLISIFIAWLAALIVLLFGREIKKFIKENGLIALERLMGMVLILVAIQKFFEGVALFVESFKAVAS from the coding sequence ATGGCAACTTTAACGATTAGCTCCATTGCGTTAACTCTTTTTCTTGTGATGGACCCATTTGGCAATATCAGCAGCTTCTTAAAACTGTTGGATAAAAACGAAAGAGAGCACTATCGGCTCTCTGTCTTAAGAGAAATGCTTTTTGTCTTAGCTATCATTTTATTTTTTAATGTCTTGGGCGAGTATTTGTTGCAACTGCTGCAAATTTCACCGACCACGGTTTACTTCTCCTCTTCTATTATCCTTTTCTTAACGGCGTTTCAAATTCTTTTTCCAACCTCTAAAAGCTTAAGACATAATCTTCCGGAAGAGCACCCCATTCTTATCCCTCTAGCGGTTCCCCTTATAGCCGGGCCCTCTCTTCTTGCCATGGTTATGATTTTCGCTCACGAAACCACATGGCTCCCTATGCTGATAAGCATTTTCATTGCTTGGTTGGCAGCGCTGATTGTACTTTTATTCGGTAGAGAAATTAAGAAATTTATAAAGGAAAACGGGCTTATCGCCCTTGAGCGCTTGATGGGTATGGTTCTTATTCTTGTAGCCATTCAAAAGTTTTTTGAAGGTGTGGCTCTTTTTGTAGAATCATTTAAAGCAGTCGCCTCTTAA
- the truA gene encoding tRNA pseudouridine(38-40) synthase TruA: protein MNSNVKLIVSYEGTHYFGWQKTKTGPSIEEELEKALTIILRQAVSLQAASRTDRGVHAKGQVVNFVTDKPFDPKRLEYSLNCLLPGDIRVLSLGIEKESFHPTLDVTKKQYRYFVRNTLTHYPEDRLFSWHIPKPLDQKAMVKAAKHFLGVHDFSAFCNSIKENCYENTIREVIRFDIEKSEDSKFSFIIEGNHFLYKMVRNMVGTVVYAGLKKIEPESIPNILSSKKRASAEVTAPALGLTLYQVFYS from the coding sequence ATGAACTCTAATGTAAAACTGATTGTTTCATATGAGGGAACCCATTATTTCGGTTGGCAAAAAACTAAAACGGGCCCTTCCATTGAAGAAGAGCTTGAAAAAGCTCTAACCATTATTTTAAGACAAGCAGTTTCTTTGCAAGCTGCCAGTCGAACCGATAGAGGCGTTCATGCAAAAGGGCAAGTGGTCAATTTTGTGACCGATAAGCCCTTTGACCCGAAACGGCTTGAGTACAGTTTAAATTGCTTGCTGCCGGGCGACATACGGGTTCTTTCTCTTGGAATTGAGAAAGAGTCTTTCCACCCCACACTTGATGTGACAAAAAAGCAGTATCGTTATTTTGTTAGAAATACCCTAACGCATTATCCTGAAGATAGGCTTTTTTCTTGGCATATCCCTAAGCCTTTAGATCAAAAAGCCATGGTTAAAGCTGCAAAACACTTCTTAGGGGTTCATGACTTCAGCGCATTTTGCAATTCGATAAAGGAAAATTGCTATGAGAATACTATTCGGGAAGTTATACGCTTTGACATAGAAAAAAGCGAAGACTCAAAATTTTCCTTTATTATAGAGGGCAACCATTTTCTTTACAAAATGGTCCGGAATATGGTTGGTACTGTAGTTTATGCCGGGCTTAAAAAAATTGAACCTGAATCCATCCCTAACATTCTTTCTTCTAAGAAAAGAGCTTCCGCTGAAGTGACAGCTCCAGCTTTAGGGCTTACTCTTTATCAGGTCTTTTATTCCTGA
- a CDS encoding helix-turn-helix domain-containing protein — MTSQSTQVGELFKQKRKERNLSLKEAENATSIRVNYLQAIETGEISKLISPIYAQGFIKQYASFLGLDGDIILKEHPELFGRPQPQEFAYGIGTLEVRDNPGAGVKWLPNSIWILAFTASIIVAWWLARYLEVI; from the coding sequence ATGACCAGCCAATCCACGCAAGTCGGAGAGCTTTTTAAGCAAAAGCGGAAAGAAAGAAACTTATCGCTTAAGGAAGCCGAAAATGCGACTTCCATTCGAGTTAATTATTTACAAGCTATAGAAACCGGCGAAATATCAAAGTTAATTTCTCCGATCTATGCTCAGGGCTTTATTAAACAATATGCGTCTTTTCTTGGTTTAGACGGAGATATCATTTTAAAAGAACATCCGGAGTTATTTGGAAGGCCCCAGCCTCAAGAATTTGCTTATGGCATCGGGACTTTGGAAGTCCGGGACAATCCGGGCGCCGGTGTAAAATGGCTTCCTAACTCGATATGGATATTGGCTTTTACAGCCTCAATAATTGTGGCATGGTGGCTTGCTCGTTATCTTGAAGTCATCTGA
- the rnhC gene encoding ribonuclease HIII — MTKDTPSIFVTTVDVSMKDKLLQGLISQGFEIAKIPYAFFSAKKKGVSCTFYESGKLTVQGKDMAPFIEFFLEPEILGNFSFSHPDANLDLTPRLGGDESGKGDFFGPLVVACVYGNEKTIPELVRIKAKDSKALTDETALKISKEIQKIVPYKIIRIFPEKYNSLYEGFSNLNSLLAWAHAAALSTLHQETGCPLAIVDQFANESVLLSALRKKEADLVLKQRHRAEEDVVVASASILARAAFLEGLKTLSEEYKIDLPKGASKLTIQAGKKLKAQYGDEALRKTAKLHFKTYEAL; from the coding sequence ATGACAAAAGACACTCCCTCTATCTTTGTAACGACAGTAGACGTATCCATGAAAGATAAGCTCCTTCAAGGCTTAATTTCCCAAGGTTTTGAAATCGCTAAAATCCCTTACGCTTTTTTTTCAGCGAAAAAAAAAGGAGTCAGCTGCACCTTTTATGAAAGCGGCAAGCTGACGGTACAGGGCAAAGACATGGCTCCTTTTATCGAGTTTTTTTTAGAGCCCGAAATCCTCGGCAATTTTAGCTTTTCCCACCCCGATGCAAACCTTGATTTAACGCCAAGATTAGGGGGGGATGAGTCAGGAAAAGGCGATTTTTTTGGACCGCTTGTCGTAGCTTGTGTTTATGGAAATGAAAAGACTATCCCGGAGCTTGTTAGGATAAAAGCCAAAGATTCTAAAGCGTTAACAGATGAGACAGCCCTCAAAATTTCTAAAGAAATCCAAAAGATCGTACCCTATAAAATTATTCGCATCTTTCCTGAAAAATACAATAGCCTCTACGAAGGTTTTTCGAATTTAAACTCTTTGCTTGCCTGGGCTCATGCGGCCGCTTTAAGCACTCTCCATCAAGAAACGGGCTGCCCTTTGGCAATTGTCGATCAGTTTGCCAATGAGTCGGTGCTCCTTAGCGCTTTAAGAAAGAAAGAAGCCGATCTTGTTTTGAAGCAAAGGCATAGGGCTGAAGAAGATGTCGTTGTTGCAAGCGCCTCTATTTTGGCAAGGGCTGCTTTTCTAGAGGGTTTAAAAACTTTAAGCGAAGAATACAAAATCGACCTACCTAAGGGCGCTTCAAAACTCACCATACAAGCCGGGAAAAAATTAAAAGCCCAATATGGGGACGAAGCTTTAAGGAAAACCGCTAAACTTCATTTCAAAACTTATGAAGCGCTTTAA
- the recN gene encoding DNA repair protein RecN, whose translation MLKSLSIQDFILIDRCQIEFSEEFNVITGETGSGKSAFLSALALISGSKASTELIRQGKEKATLEAIFENYPQEALEILQESGIDTEGDLLIIKREIFSNGKNRNFINHQTVQASLLKKVGQSLIQIVSQNDNRCLKELETHIRFLDQFCQLESELQDYKACYKEWVSAKTELENFQNSLYERKLKINLLNEIVDEITSVNPKEDEEELLFQEYQLLANANDLQEGMQSIVNLIDGEDSLLSNLKQAHKSLHQLSRIDSLLASQEESLKMAIISLEDVTQTLEKRISRVEFNPYKMEEASKRLETLSRLKKKYGSELKDVLLRKELAERELTLLEKSDESLEEKKLHLQNLQDKRDLLSSKLTEKRTASAKRLESEIIKEFASLNLSSGRFKIEITPKECGETGKDRVEFFLAPNPGEPFVSLVEAASGGEVSRILIALLVLTTKENENRSILFDEIDANIGGTSASLVGKKLKEIGKRAQVLAVTHFPQVAIEASFHLRIHKETKDGRTVTFAKAIASEHRMEELKRMRGEAALEGALA comes from the coding sequence ATGTTAAAATCACTTTCCATCCAAGATTTCATTCTAATCGACCGCTGTCAAATTGAATTTAGTGAAGAATTCAATGTGATTACCGGTGAAACAGGGTCCGGGAAATCCGCATTTCTTTCAGCTCTTGCTTTAATTTCCGGGAGCAAAGCCTCAACTGAACTCATAAGGCAAGGTAAGGAGAAGGCAACTTTAGAAGCCATTTTTGAAAACTACCCTCAAGAGGCTCTAGAAATCTTGCAGGAATCCGGGATCGATACTGAAGGAGATCTTCTCATTATTAAAAGAGAAATTTTCTCCAATGGAAAAAACCGTAATTTCATTAATCATCAAACGGTGCAAGCCTCTCTTTTAAAAAAAGTCGGACAAAGCCTCATTCAAATAGTCAGCCAAAACGATAACCGCTGTTTAAAAGAACTAGAAACCCACATCCGATTCCTTGATCAATTCTGCCAATTAGAAAGCGAGCTTCAAGACTATAAAGCTTGCTATAAAGAATGGGTAAGCGCAAAAACGGAACTAGAAAACTTTCAAAATTCTCTTTATGAACGCAAGTTAAAAATTAACCTTCTAAATGAAATTGTTGATGAAATAACTTCTGTCAATCCAAAAGAAGACGAAGAAGAGCTTCTTTTTCAAGAATATCAGCTTCTTGCCAATGCCAATGATCTGCAAGAGGGGATGCAATCCATTGTCAACCTAATTGATGGTGAAGACAGCCTTTTATCCAACCTAAAACAAGCTCATAAAAGCCTTCACCAGCTCTCTAGAATCGATTCTTTGCTAGCCTCTCAAGAAGAATCTTTAAAAATGGCTATTATTTCTTTAGAGGATGTGACTCAAACCTTAGAGAAAAGAATTAGCCGTGTAGAATTTAACCCCTATAAAATGGAAGAAGCTTCAAAACGTCTTGAAACCCTCTCAAGGCTAAAAAAGAAATATGGGAGCGAGCTTAAAGATGTTCTTTTAAGGAAAGAGCTTGCTGAAAGGGAATTGACTTTACTTGAAAAAAGCGATGAATCGCTTGAAGAAAAAAAACTTCATTTGCAAAACCTTCAAGATAAAAGAGATCTTTTGAGTTCAAAATTGACTGAAAAACGAACAGCATCAGCTAAGAGGCTAGAATCTGAGATAATAAAAGAATTTGCATCCCTTAATTTATCTTCAGGTAGATTCAAAATTGAAATCACTCCCAAAGAATGTGGAGAAACCGGAAAGGACCGCGTCGAATTTTTCTTGGCGCCAAATCCTGGAGAGCCTTTTGTTTCCCTGGTAGAAGCTGCAAGCGGTGGAGAGGTTTCGCGTATTCTTATAGCTCTTTTAGTGCTGACGACAAAAGAGAATGAAAACCGATCTATCCTTTTTGATGAGATCGATGCTAATATCGGTGGAACATCTGCCTCTCTTGTTGGAAAAAAATTAAAAGAAATCGGGAAAAGAGCGCAAGTTTTAGCTGTCACCCACTTTCCCCAAGTGGCTATTGAAGCTTCTTTCCATCTTAGGATCCATAAGGAAACAAAAGATGGGCGGACAGTTACTTTCGCAAAAGCTATAGCTTCTGAGCATCGGATGGAAGAGCTTAAACGTATGAGAGGGGAAGCTGCTTTGGAAGGAGCTCTTGCTTAA